One Desulfarculaceae bacterium DNA window includes the following coding sequences:
- a CDS encoding tetratricopeptide repeat protein, whose amino-acid sequence MSTVLFTWQGYSLTTAHLVAGVALLIIGWLVGWLAGRSGKAQAAAQSSERGPGRSASDDAFMRGISHLMADHTDQAIEEFTKAVTLNSDTVETYVVLGNLFRQKGEIERAVRIRQSIIARPNLDAKSHLQAVYDLGLDYKKGGLFNRAAEAFDEVLKNDQRHIEAARQIATLYEEMRDWEGAFEARKRLDRLTKSDSRPVLAHYKTEQGKELMVSGQLDRAEDAFSQAINVDKNCLDAYLHLGDLELARGRARKALGVWKKAVKLSPQYAHLVIMRVNSAEEELGEKAAEGFFGEIDPASAEVPTLMALAQHYAQHQDQDKALEVVDMAVERAPHLLDAHRLRGRILLADGDRGRALEAYAQLLDEIEGDQARYQCSQCGFVSHQLTWKCPRCHRWDSMLPRVR is encoded by the coding sequence ATGTCTACGGTGCTATTCACCTGGCAGGGCTACAGCCTGACCACGGCCCATCTGGTGGCCGGCGTCGCCCTGCTGATCATAGGCTGGCTCGTCGGCTGGCTGGCCGGGCGCTCGGGCAAGGCCCAGGCCGCGGCCCAGTCCTCCGAGCGGGGCCCGGGGCGCAGCGCCAGCGACGACGCCTTTATGCGGGGCATCAGCCACCTCATGGCCGACCACACCGACCAGGCCATCGAGGAGTTCACCAAGGCGGTGACCCTGAACTCGGACACGGTGGAGACCTACGTGGTCCTGGGCAACCTGTTTCGGCAAAAGGGCGAGATCGAGCGGGCGGTGCGCATCCGCCAGAGCATCATCGCCCGGCCCAACCTTGATGCCAAGTCCCACCTCCAGGCGGTCTACGACCTGGGCCTGGACTACAAGAAAGGCGGCTTGTTCAACCGCGCGGCCGAGGCCTTTGACGAGGTCTTGAAGAATGACCAGCGCCACATCGAGGCCGCCCGCCAGATCGCCACCCTCTACGAGGAGATGCGCGACTGGGAGGGCGCCTTCGAGGCCCGCAAGCGCCTGGACCGCCTGACCAAGAGCGACAGCCGCCCGGTGTTGGCCCATTACAAGACCGAACAGGGCAAGGAGTTGATGGTCTCAGGCCAGCTGGACCGGGCCGAAGACGCCTTCAGCCAGGCCATCAACGTGGACAAGAACTGCCTGGACGCCTATCTGCACCTGGGCGATTTGGAGCTGGCCCGGGGGCGGGCCCGCAAGGCCCTGGGGGTGTGGAAGAAGGCGGTCAAGCTTTCGCCCCAGTACGCCCACCTGGTGATCATGCGGGTGAACTCGGCCGAGGAGGAGCTGGGCGAAAAGGCGGCCGAGGGCTTCTTCGGGGAGATTGACCCGGCCAGCGCCGAGGTGCCCACCCTCATGGCCCTGGCCCAGCACTATGCCCAACACCAGGACCAGGACAAGGCCCTGGAGGTGGTGGACATGGCCGTGGAGCGGGCGCCCCATCTGCTCGACGCCCACCGCCTGCGCGGCCGCATCCTCTTGGCCGACGGCGACCGGGGCCGGGCCCTGGAGGCCTATGCCCAGCTGCTGGACGAGATCGAGGGCGACCAGGCGCGCTACCAGTGCAGCCAGTGCGGCTTCGTCTCGCACCAGCTCACCTGGAAATGCCCCCGCTGCCACCGCTGGGACAGCATGTTGCCCCGGGTCCGCTAG